In the genome of Verrucomicrobiota bacterium, one region contains:
- a CDS encoding S41 family peptidase, protein MRFRTFIISVLVIFVSVQMVFLYIRAPHLDGVFSVSFWRNLGKVGYVMLLAEESYVSESRSHFDQLGDNALHGLIGGLDSYSTYLTDSEFETYDIPTRQSYGGIGAEVREVEGKVYIMGLNPQGGAREVGFLAGDWIVEVDGQDVSMEGTGGVVALLRGEPKTTVQVGVRREGEAEVLRRSVERRQLTFASIGDVELLEGNVGYIPVGIFGQRTADELREAIGKMVEDNVSGLILDLRNNPGGLLTAAQEMIDLFVPANQTVLSVEGRGAGVVQQFRTTEPVFVPEYLPIVILQNRFSASASEILAGVLQSLGRAVVVGEVSHGKGSVQSVFQFEGGDGLSLTTARYILPDGRAIEGVGLEPDMVVDLSEEDILRLSIQSSHDFGLSEDEFVERFGFTPVEDETLETARRLITGEQRDYDPRS, encoded by the coding sequence GTGCGCTTTCGAACTTTCATCATCTCCGTCCTAGTGATCTTTGTTTCGGTCCAGATGGTGTTTCTGTACATCCGTGCCCCTCATCTCGATGGTGTCTTTTCAGTCTCCTTCTGGCGTAATTTGGGCAAAGTCGGATACGTAATGCTGCTGGCCGAGGAGTCCTACGTCAGCGAATCACGGTCACACTTTGATCAACTGGGCGACAATGCTCTCCATGGTTTGATCGGAGGACTGGACTCTTACTCGACCTATTTGACCGATTCCGAATTCGAAACCTACGACATCCCTACTCGACAGTCCTATGGAGGGATCGGGGCAGAAGTACGGGAAGTCGAAGGAAAAGTCTATATTATGGGCCTGAATCCACAGGGTGGAGCTCGTGAGGTAGGGTTTCTCGCCGGTGATTGGATCGTGGAGGTAGATGGCCAAGACGTGAGCATGGAAGGAACGGGGGGAGTAGTCGCACTCTTGCGTGGGGAACCAAAGACTACTGTCCAAGTCGGGGTGCGACGAGAGGGTGAAGCAGAAGTTTTGCGCAGATCTGTCGAAAGGAGACAGCTTACCTTCGCGAGCATAGGCGACGTAGAATTGCTCGAAGGAAATGTCGGTTACATCCCCGTGGGGATCTTTGGACAACGGACTGCCGACGAATTACGGGAGGCCATAGGAAAGATGGTAGAGGACAACGTGTCCGGCCTGATTCTGGATTTACGCAACAATCCGGGAGGGCTGCTCACCGCTGCACAGGAAATGATCGACCTCTTTGTCCCGGCGAATCAGACGGTCTTGTCCGTAGAGGGAAGGGGCGCTGGGGTCGTGCAGCAATTTCGAACGACGGAGCCTGTCTTTGTCCCTGAGTATCTTCCCATCGTCATTCTGCAGAACCGCTTCAGCGCATCCGCTTCTGAGATTCTCGCCGGTGTCCTTCAATCTCTAGGACGAGCCGTTGTGGTTGGAGAAGTGTCTCATGGAAAAGGATCGGTGCAATCCGTCTTCCAGTTTGAGGGAGGCGACGGGCTTTCCCTGACGACGGCTCGGTATATTTTACCAGACGGTCGGGCAATCGAAGGAGTTGGACTCGAGCCGGACATGGTAGTCGACCTGAGTGAAGAGGACATTCTTCGGCTATCCATCCAATCCAGTCACGATTTCGGGCTCTCCGAAGATGAGTTCGTGGAACGTTTTGGATTCACTCCTGTGGAGGATGAGACTCTTGAGACCGCTCGAAGGTTAATCACCGGCGAGCAGCGAGACTATGATCCTCGGAGTTGA
- the tsaD gene encoding tRNA (adenosine(37)-N6)-threonylcarbamoyltransferase complex transferase subunit TsaD: protein MILGVESSCDESALAVFDPSQGIVWSVVHSQLDIHREFGGVVPDLAAREHLGHFSRLFLEFRRSIDPNEITQVAVTRGPGLAGCLAVGIAAAKGFSIYNDCPIVGVNHLVGHAWSPFLGIHTAAPSSFREEVDQLLPHLGLIVSGGNTLLFRIEKDLELSILAETRDDAAGEALDKGAKLLGLPYPGGVEIERLAQEGNPRAFQFPRAFADSTDRAFSFSGVKTSLRYRLEKMDSLSIKSSMNDLCASYQEAVVDALCRKVEQVLKGEETIRSLGLSGGVANNRSLRSRFTAIGEEKKLPALIADPELTGDNAAMIAFAAFADSDRVAEDGDSLSFEPSLQLTE from the coding sequence ATGATCCTCGGAGTTGAGAGTTCCTGCGATGAATCAGCTCTTGCCGTCTTCGATCCTTCCCAAGGGATAGTTTGGTCCGTCGTCCATAGCCAACTCGATATACATCGTGAATTTGGAGGCGTGGTTCCCGATCTTGCAGCGCGAGAACACCTAGGGCACTTCTCCCGTTTGTTCCTCGAATTCCGCAGGTCTATTGACCCCAACGAGATCACTCAGGTAGCGGTAACACGCGGTCCAGGCCTTGCCGGATGCCTTGCAGTAGGGATTGCAGCCGCCAAGGGATTTTCGATCTACAACGACTGTCCAATCGTTGGTGTGAACCATTTAGTCGGGCATGCATGGTCTCCTTTTCTCGGGATACACACAGCAGCTCCCAGTTCTTTTCGCGAGGAAGTAGATCAGCTGCTTCCACACCTCGGTTTGATCGTGAGCGGGGGTAACACCCTGTTATTCCGTATCGAGAAAGACCTGGAACTCTCGATCCTTGCCGAAACCCGAGACGATGCAGCGGGTGAAGCACTCGATAAAGGAGCAAAGCTTCTTGGCTTGCCCTACCCCGGAGGCGTCGAGATCGAAAGGTTGGCGCAGGAAGGAAACCCTCGAGCATTTCAATTCCCTCGAGCCTTTGCTGATTCCACTGATCGAGCTTTCAGTTTCAGTGGGGTAAAAACGAGCCTTCGCTACCGGTTGGAAAAAATGGATTCTTTGTCAATCAAGAGTTCCATGAACGACCTTTGTGCCTCCTACCAAGAAGCGGTGGTCGACGCGTTGTGCCGAAAAGTCGAGCAAGTGCTCAAGGGAGAGGAAACGATCCGAAGCCTCGGTCTTTCAGGAGGTGTGGCCAATAACCGCTCTCTGCGCAGCCGTTTCACTGCAATTGGTGAAGAAAAAAAACTTCCGGCCTTAATTGCCGATCCTGAACTGACAGGAGACAATGCAGCGATGATTGCGTTTGCGGCTTTCGCCGATTCCGATCGGGTCGCAGAAGATGGGGATTCGCTTTCCTTCGAGCCTTCGCTCCAGCTAACCGAGTGA
- a CDS encoding phospholipase D-like domain-containing protein, with protein MKVALLFLLLILCVVAAVGIFHFRKSVPSGLNERGPVRFLSPESVKFYADITAERSGGERWVSQEIFETVLQQIRSADRFIVADFFLINEFAGGPPEGVEKDDSLSSRFVEALVEAKRASPAMPVILITDPLNTLYGGIDQPLFEKLDQSGVEVVLTDLRQLRDSNLAYSAFWRAFFGWWGSPRGQLVKNPLGEGRIGLHAFLEMLNFKANHRKLLIIGMNEGDTFGLVTSANPHSASSLHGNVALEFSGPLAVDLLRSEEAVYRMSTGEDFPLEIQKVLKTETIDEVKDEESLEAKIITEKAIKRELLDQIGGLGKGDELDLALFYFSDFELKRALVEAEERGATVRLLLDPSEDAFGRKKNGIPNRQVAQWLVQRGVEVRWFRTSGEQFHTKMALFRYGGNRATLILGSANWTRRNLDNYNLETNVSLSGPISSPVFVEAGDYFSFVWGDDSRQGSEGVPSDLVTSLSFDKYHDPSAFRKVLYWIMERTGASTF; from the coding sequence ATGAAGGTAGCGCTGCTCTTCCTGTTACTCATTCTCTGTGTGGTGGCCGCTGTAGGTATTTTTCATTTTCGAAAGTCTGTCCCGTCCGGACTCAACGAACGTGGGCCCGTTCGTTTTCTGAGTCCGGAAAGCGTGAAGTTCTATGCCGACATCACGGCAGAGCGTTCGGGTGGTGAACGCTGGGTGAGTCAGGAGATTTTTGAGACCGTTCTTCAGCAGATCCGTTCTGCGGACCGATTCATTGTTGCAGACTTTTTTTTGATCAATGAGTTTGCTGGTGGTCCTCCAGAAGGCGTGGAGAAAGATGACTCTTTGTCGTCCCGTTTTGTCGAAGCACTAGTAGAGGCGAAGCGTGCGAGCCCAGCGATGCCGGTGATCTTGATCACGGATCCGCTCAACACCCTCTACGGTGGCATAGATCAACCGCTTTTCGAAAAGCTTGATCAAAGTGGAGTAGAAGTTGTTTTGACGGATCTTCGCCAGCTACGGGATAGTAATCTGGCTTACTCCGCATTCTGGCGCGCTTTTTTCGGTTGGTGGGGAAGCCCGCGAGGTCAACTGGTCAAAAACCCTTTAGGGGAGGGTAGGATCGGACTTCATGCGTTCCTCGAAATGCTGAATTTCAAGGCCAATCATCGCAAACTGTTGATTATCGGAATGAACGAGGGAGACACTTTCGGTTTGGTGACTTCCGCTAATCCTCACAGTGCTAGTAGCTTACATGGAAATGTTGCTCTTGAATTTTCGGGCCCCTTGGCAGTGGATCTACTCCGTTCTGAGGAGGCAGTCTACCGTATGTCTACGGGTGAGGACTTTCCTTTGGAGATTCAGAAGGTGCTCAAAACGGAGACCATCGATGAGGTTAAGGATGAGGAGAGTCTGGAGGCGAAAATCATTACGGAGAAAGCGATCAAACGGGAGCTTCTGGATCAAATTGGTGGGCTTGGTAAAGGGGATGAGTTGGACCTCGCCCTTTTTTATTTTTCAGATTTCGAACTCAAAAGAGCTCTGGTCGAAGCAGAAGAACGGGGTGCGACTGTTCGCCTCTTGTTGGATCCTAGTGAAGATGCGTTTGGACGTAAGAAGAACGGCATCCCCAACCGTCAGGTGGCGCAATGGTTGGTTCAACGGGGAGTCGAGGTAAGATGGTTCCGGACAAGCGGTGAGCAGTTTCACACGAAAATGGCGCTCTTTCGATACGGAGGAAATCGAGCCACCCTTATTCTTGGCTCCGCCAACTGGACTCGTCGCAATCTGGATAACTACAATCTTGAGACCAACGTTTCGCTGTCTGGACCGATCAGTTCACCGGTTTTTGTGGAGGCGGGTGACTACTTTTCGTTCGTGTGGGGGGATGATTCTCGTCAGGGCAGCGAGGGTGTTCCTTCGGATTTGGTCACGAGCCTGAGCTTTGACAAATACCACGATCCTTCGGCCTTCAGGAAGGTGCTTTATTGGATTATGGAGCGAACGGGAGCCAGCACTTTTTAG
- a CDS encoding DMT family transporter, giving the protein MSLVLILLPLLAGFLYALSSLFLKKAFQDGVGLMRVLFVSNIMMGFMIIGLLPLEGEPIQWGNLHLPLIGGLFFFLGQVFTFVAIRVGDVSIVTPTMGTKVILVAVYGSLFFGRELSMMGWVAVVLAGGAVVLLGITPDSEGSRASVWKAIGWAFVSCSFFSMSDNLVSEWSPAFGRPAFLVITFLTVAVMSVVLIPFFSAPLRAIPVSAWKWLGLGGFLLAFQALLLGLALVVENPIVVNTIYSSRGLWAVILVVLIGSFFGNREGKLAKWVLAARASGSVLILVAIYLMLFVAGVD; this is encoded by the coding sequence ATGTCTCTAGTCCTAATCCTCCTCCCGCTGCTGGCGGGATTCTTGTATGCGCTTTCTTCCCTCTTTTTGAAAAAAGCGTTTCAGGATGGTGTCGGATTGATGCGAGTGCTGTTCGTTTCAAATATAATGATGGGATTCATGATCATTGGGCTTCTTCCCTTAGAAGGAGAACCGATCCAATGGGGTAATCTCCATCTTCCACTGATTGGAGGTCTCTTCTTTTTCCTTGGGCAAGTCTTCACTTTTGTCGCAATCCGAGTGGGGGATGTGTCAATAGTCACCCCGACGATGGGCACCAAAGTGATTCTTGTTGCGGTCTATGGGAGTCTTTTCTTTGGGAGGGAATTGAGTATGATGGGTTGGGTTGCGGTGGTTTTAGCGGGAGGCGCAGTCGTTCTTCTTGGAATCACACCTGACTCGGAAGGGAGTAGGGCTTCTGTCTGGAAGGCCATTGGTTGGGCGTTTGTCTCGTGTTCGTTTTTTTCGATGAGCGACAATCTTGTATCGGAGTGGTCACCGGCTTTTGGGAGGCCAGCGTTTCTTGTGATTACGTTTCTGACGGTTGCAGTGATGTCTGTTGTCCTGATTCCTTTCTTTAGTGCGCCGTTACGGGCGATTCCCGTTTCTGCATGGAAGTGGTTGGGGTTGGGTGGATTCTTGCTGGCTTTTCAAGCTCTTCTGCTCGGGCTTGCATTGGTGGTCGAGAATCCGATTGTGGTGAATACGATCTACTCGAGCCGCGGGTTATGGGCCGTAATTCTTGTAGTGTTGATTGGATCTTTTTTTGGGAACCGCGAAGGAAAGTTGGCCAAATGGGTGTTGGCGGCCCGGGCAAGTGGATCGGTTTTGATTCTGGTGGCGATCTACCTGATGCTTTTTGTGGCTGGAGTGGACTAG
- a CDS encoding FAD-dependent oxidoreductase: MKRSQSRVLIVGAGIAGLLAAVTLQRAGVSVKVLEKGRGFGGRMATRRMAGGRLDHGAQFFTVRTPEFGVWVEEWLEKGWIREWFREAPWDSTPGGHPRYVGISGMTEVPKGLGAELDVERSVRVESTRWDGNRWRVKVENGETYETDTLIVTAPVPQAVALLDGSRISLPAHDWTAIQAVGYEPCLTALLVLDGPSGLPEPGGVKLSGEPIEWLGDNTRKGISPGVSTVTVHSTPAFAREYWDAPDDERLPLLQEAAEVHLGSTVVEGSVHRWKFNVPLRGLDCGYYWSSEYSLGLAGDGFGGPRVEGSAVSGLKLGQFLVSECL; the protein is encoded by the coding sequence ATGAAAAGGAGCCAGAGCAGAGTTCTCATAGTCGGTGCAGGGATTGCCGGGCTTTTGGCGGCGGTTACGCTTCAACGGGCCGGTGTTTCAGTGAAGGTCTTGGAGAAGGGCCGCGGTTTTGGCGGTCGGATGGCGACGCGGCGGATGGCGGGAGGTCGCCTTGATCATGGGGCACAGTTTTTTACGGTCCGCACACCCGAGTTTGGCGTCTGGGTCGAAGAATGGTTGGAAAAAGGATGGATTCGCGAGTGGTTTCGGGAGGCGCCGTGGGATTCGACTCCGGGAGGCCATCCTCGCTACGTAGGGATCTCGGGCATGACCGAGGTGCCAAAGGGCTTAGGGGCGGAGCTGGATGTGGAGCGTTCGGTTCGGGTAGAATCGACACGTTGGGATGGAAACCGCTGGAGAGTAAAGGTTGAAAATGGGGAGACCTACGAGACGGATACGCTGATCGTGACCGCTCCGGTCCCGCAAGCGGTGGCCCTTTTGGATGGCTCCAGAATATCGCTTCCAGCCCACGATTGGACTGCTATCCAAGCCGTTGGCTATGAGCCCTGTTTGACTGCTCTTCTCGTTCTCGATGGTCCAAGTGGGTTGCCGGAGCCCGGTGGCGTGAAGCTGTCGGGGGAGCCGATTGAGTGGCTCGGCGACAATACCCGCAAAGGGATTTCTCCCGGCGTTTCGACCGTCACGGTGCATAGCACTCCCGCTTTTGCGCGAGAGTATTGGGATGCCCCGGACGATGAAAGGTTACCTCTCTTACAAGAGGCTGCGGAAGTCCATCTTGGATCGACCGTTGTCGAGGGTTCAGTTCATCGCTGGAAGTTCAATGTGCCGCTGCGCGGTTTGGATTGCGGCTACTATTGGAGCAGCGAGTATTCCCTTGGGCTAGCGGGTGATGGATTCGGAGGGCCTCGTGTTGAGGGATCTGCAGTGTCCGGACTCAAGCTCGGACAGTTTCTCGTCTCTGAATGTCTCTAG
- a CDS encoding DUF2071 domain-containing protein produces MTQRWKDLLFLHWRFEEGAIAKTLPEGLRVDTFDGSAWVGIVPFQMEKVRVLGFPLPGKRSAFPELNLRTYVRDWKDRPGVWFYSLDAGAPFAVWGARVFFHLNYKNARMSVSVVDDSIHYRSERRNRHTENPIDEFIWRRPSEGLQTARPETLEYFLLERYRLFASNPRNEKLYTGTVSHEPYRFAPVTPDKWTAHLFPLNGFEPLERPPESCLASPGFPVRIHPLEKVS; encoded by the coding sequence ATGACCCAACGGTGGAAAGATCTTCTGTTCCTCCATTGGAGATTCGAGGAAGGAGCAATCGCAAAGACACTACCGGAGGGTCTGAGAGTGGATACGTTTGACGGCTCGGCATGGGTGGGGATCGTACCATTCCAGATGGAAAAGGTGCGGGTGCTCGGTTTTCCACTTCCAGGAAAGCGAAGTGCCTTCCCTGAACTCAACCTTCGCACCTATGTAAGGGATTGGAAAGACAGGCCTGGAGTATGGTTTTACTCCCTTGACGCCGGAGCCCCTTTCGCAGTCTGGGGGGCGCGGGTTTTCTTTCACCTGAACTACAAAAATGCGAGGATGAGCGTCAGCGTGGTGGATGACAGCATTCACTACCGGTCAGAACGACGAAACCGCCATACCGAGAATCCCATCGACGAGTTTATCTGGAGGCGCCCTTCCGAGGGTCTTCAAACTGCAAGGCCCGAGACACTGGAATATTTTCTTCTCGAACGATATCGCCTTTTTGCCTCAAACCCACGCAACGAAAAGCTGTATACGGGAACCGTATCCCACGAGCCCTATCGCTTCGCACCCGTTACCCCAGATAAGTGGACAGCACATCTTTTTCCCCTCAATGGGTTCGAGCCTCTTGAAAGACCTCCAGAATCCTGTCTCGCCTCTCCGGGGTTCCCGGTAAGGATTCATCCTCTGGAAAAGGTGTCCTGA
- a CDS encoding DUF429 domain-containing protein, which produces METNGYGIDGCSGGWILAAWDQSGYRWSFLDSLRGLFQEVGSSLVLIDIPIGLPTREQPFRRCDSEARRRIGKGRSSSVFSPPSGNASRSPSYSKALETNRAEVGKGFSIQAWNLVPKIREVEEFLARSPTVDLRESHPEVCFQALSGSHDMGSKHTAEGILKRMEILRRFDLDFDESLQNATNCQPLKKAKMDDYLDAAILARVAGGSLKFLPEDANPSEPKIWIPK; this is translated from the coding sequence TTGGAGACCAACGGGTACGGGATCGACGGCTGCTCCGGTGGCTGGATCCTGGCCGCGTGGGACCAATCGGGTTATCGTTGGTCGTTTCTAGATTCTCTCCGCGGGCTATTCCAAGAAGTTGGATCAAGTCTTGTCTTGATCGATATACCGATTGGACTTCCTACTCGCGAACAGCCGTTCCGTCGGTGCGATAGTGAGGCGCGGAGGCGAATTGGAAAAGGAAGAAGCTCAAGTGTCTTTTCTCCTCCTTCGGGAAACGCGAGTCGTTCTCCAAGTTACTCGAAAGCCTTAGAAACGAACCGTGCTGAAGTCGGAAAAGGGTTCTCTATCCAGGCGTGGAACCTCGTCCCTAAGATTCGGGAGGTAGAGGAGTTTTTGGCGAGGTCTCCAACGGTCGATCTGCGCGAGTCTCACCCAGAGGTGTGTTTTCAAGCACTATCCGGTAGTCACGATATGGGTAGCAAGCATACTGCCGAAGGGATTCTCAAGCGGATGGAGATTTTGCGGCGGTTTGATTTGGATTTCGATGAGAGTCTGCAAAACGCAACGAATTGTCAGCCACTCAAGAAGGCCAAGATGGATGATTATCTCGACGCGGCTATCCTCGCTCGGGTGGCCGGAGGATCTTTGAAGTTCCTGCCGGAAGATGCCAATCCCTCTGAGCCAAAAATATGGATACCCAAATGA
- a CDS encoding DNA starvation/stationary phase protection protein has protein sequence MTVVTDTHTRVVDSLRQVVADCYALLGQTQLCHWNVEGPSFFTLHTAFEEQYTELFTAVDEIAERIRALGAYSPGGLANLAQMAGFEEIVEDAPAKTMVEKLIGQNKLLIAHLAEARDAAGSANDKETEDLMIARIQVHEKTCWMLGSYLKG, from the coding sequence ATGACTGTAGTAACTGATACTCACACCCGTGTCGTTGACTCTCTCCGGCAAGTCGTTGCTGATTGCTATGCCCTTCTCGGGCAGACTCAGCTCTGTCACTGGAACGTGGAGGGACCGAGCTTTTTCACGCTCCATACCGCCTTCGAAGAGCAGTATACCGAGCTGTTCACCGCAGTGGATGAAATCGCAGAGAGAATCCGTGCGCTGGGTGCCTATTCACCCGGAGGTCTCGCAAACCTGGCACAGATGGCTGGTTTTGAAGAGATCGTCGAAGATGCTCCGGCAAAAACGATGGTAGAAAAGCTAATTGGGCAAAACAAACTCCTCATCGCTCATCTGGCGGAGGCGCGCGATGCCGCTGGTTCCGCGAATGACAAGGAAACGGAGGACTTGATGATTGCTCGGATTCAAGTCCACGAGAAGACTTGCTGGATGTTGGGAAGCTACCTGAAAGGGTAG